One part of the Clostridium thermosuccinogenes genome encodes these proteins:
- a CDS encoding HAD-IIA family hydrolase, with protein sequence MTNNLEALRSKKLFVLDMDGTFYLGDKLIDGSLDFIEKLKAKNRGFLFFTNNSSKNSKFYKKKLANMGCFVEEQTIVTSGDVTIKYLKENYPDAGVYLVGTEMLVESFKSNGIRLTENNPDIVVFGFDTTLTYEKVSKACTYIRNGALFLATHIDYNCPTENGFIPDCGSMCAMVESSTGKKPKFLGKPFRETVDMIKLITGMGDDELAFVGDRLYTDIAVGVRNGITGILVLTGETRIEDVEKSDVKPDYIFDSLSALGRVL encoded by the coding sequence ATGACAAATAACTTAGAGGCTCTCAGGTCTAAAAAACTTTTTGTACTGGATATGGATGGTACTTTTTATCTGGGGGATAAGCTTATTGACGGTTCCCTGGATTTCATAGAAAAACTGAAAGCTAAAAACAGGGGTTTCCTGTTTTTTACCAATAACTCTTCAAAAAACAGCAAGTTTTATAAAAAAAAGCTTGCAAACATGGGCTGTTTCGTAGAAGAGCAAACTATAGTAACCTCCGGTGATGTTACGATAAAGTACCTTAAAGAGAATTATCCTGATGCAGGAGTTTATCTGGTGGGAACAGAAATGCTTGTGGAAAGCTTCAAGAGCAATGGCATCAGATTAACTGAAAATAATCCTGATATTGTAGTGTTCGGGTTTGATACGACCCTGACTTATGAAAAAGTATCAAAGGCATGCACTTATATAAGAAATGGGGCATTGTTCCTTGCTACGCATATAGACTATAATTGCCCGACGGAGAATGGCTTTATACCTGACTGTGGATCGATGTGCGCAATGGTCGAATCATCCACCGGAAAGAAACCGAAATTTCTCGGAAAACCCTTTAGGGAAACGGTGGATATGATCAAATTGATTACGGGCATGGGAGATGACGAACTGGCATTTGTTGGCGACAGGCTCTATACGGATATAGCAGTAGGAGTAAGAAACGGAATCACAGGAATACTTGTTCTCACCGGTGAAACCAGAATTGAAGATGTGGAAAAATCAGATGTAAAACCTGATTATATTTTTGATTCCCTTTCAGCGTTGGGCAGGGTGCTTTAA
- a CDS encoding sn-glycerol-1-phosphate dehydrogenase yields MIEEKDLFNINIEDLPGLSFNCSCGKKHSVDIEKLVVRTNILDELVKALEPFKKGKLFVVSDSNTYRVLGNRVVNRLQEKGFNYKSFMFEVGENDLIPDMNLVGRLLIELDNDVSIILAVGSGVLNDLSRIVAFRTKIPFAITGTAPSMDGYASVGSPLVVGNKKITFQAKYPYAIFADTSVMKDAPMEMIKAGYGDILGKLTAKADWQLARIMAKEYYCETTAKLVQNAVDKCINSTDGLTCRDEAAIGSLIEALILTGISMGLVGISRPASGTEHQLAHYWEIKAIERGMKHPLHGNAVGTATLITAILYEMIADKLPQGIEYPSSSYVRRLLEKVGAKTNPRELGIDREMFMDGMLNAMYMRDKYTILRFCDEQGKLKKFAATLADRFYGHDGL; encoded by the coding sequence ATGATAGAGGAAAAGGATTTATTTAACATTAATATAGAAGACTTGCCGGGGCTGTCATTTAACTGCAGTTGCGGAAAAAAGCATTCAGTTGATATTGAAAAACTGGTGGTAAGAACCAACATACTGGATGAATTGGTTAAAGCTCTGGAGCCATTTAAGAAAGGAAAGTTGTTTGTAGTGTCTGACAGCAACACATATAGGGTGCTTGGAAACAGAGTTGTAAACAGGCTACAAGAAAAAGGCTTTAATTATAAGTCATTTATGTTTGAAGTTGGTGAGAACGATCTCATACCGGATATGAATTTAGTGGGAAGACTGCTGATTGAGCTTGATAATGATGTCTCAATCATACTTGCAGTGGGTTCCGGTGTGTTAAATGACTTGTCCAGAATAGTTGCCTTCAGAACCAAAATACCTTTTGCGATTACTGGTACGGCTCCTTCAATGGATGGATATGCATCTGTTGGCTCGCCTTTGGTTGTAGGAAATAAAAAGATTACATTCCAAGCGAAATATCCCTATGCAATATTTGCTGATACATCTGTTATGAAAGACGCTCCAATGGAAATGATCAAGGCAGGATATGGGGATATTCTTGGAAAACTCACCGCAAAAGCTGACTGGCAGCTAGCAAGGATAATGGCGAAAGAGTATTACTGTGAAACAACGGCCAAGCTTGTTCAAAATGCCGTCGATAAATGCATAAACAGTACTGATGGGCTGACATGCAGGGACGAGGCAGCTATTGGCAGCTTAATAGAAGCTTTGATATTGACAGGAATTTCGATGGGCTTGGTGGGAATTTCCAGACCTGCATCGGGAACCGAGCATCAATTGGCACATTATTGGGAAATCAAGGCAATTGAAAGGGGTATGAAACATCCTCTACACGGAAATGCAGTAGGAACTGCGACGCTTATAACCGCAATACTGTATGAAATGATTGCAGATAAGCTTCCACAGGGTATAGAGTACCCTTCTTCATCTTATGTTAGGAGATTGCTGGAAAAAGTCGGGGCAAAGACAAATCCCAGGGAGTTAGGCATTGATCGGGAGATGTTTATGGATGGTATGTTGAATGCCATGTACATGAGGGATAAATACACAATACTTCGTTTTTGTGATGAGCAAGGGAAACTAAAGAAATTTGCTGCAACACTGGCAGACAGGTTTTATGGGCATGATGGCTTATGA
- a CDS encoding alkaline phosphatase family protein, translating into MIKQQRLIVISMDAMVSEDLEYLKSLDSFRPFFREGSVISKMRSIYPTLTYPAHVSIMTGNYPNRHGVINNEVFEPGKKHLSWNWFGDVIKSPTIFEYAKNAGLKTASVFWPVTGNMKCIDYLINEYWTQFPGDTPEDAFRRSGSSEDVVREIVLPNLGMLEERKHPQADEFIVSCACCIIKKFKPHLLMIHPAHIDSFRHDTGLFSDKVFEGFRIADKWLGQIIEATREAGIIDETNFVVLSDHGQLEIRRFVHPNVLFLRKGWIKTDENGNLADWKVYSQSASLSAHVYLKNPSDTVLSKEVEEYLHFLCDERVYGFERVFTREEINEKEFLDGGFSFVLETDGYTAFGNSWTSPYVIPCDPGNYRFYHGAHGHLPDKGPQPPFMGIGPGFKKKVFLEQGQLVDEAPTFAKMLGVSMPDTDGKPMMEILI; encoded by the coding sequence TTGATAAAACAGCAGCGGCTTATTGTCATTTCCATGGATGCCATGGTTAGTGAAGATCTTGAATATCTTAAATCATTGGATAGCTTTCGTCCGTTTTTCAGGGAAGGCTCCGTTATAAGTAAAATGCGCTCCATTTATCCTACGCTTACCTATCCGGCGCATGTCAGCATTATGACAGGTAACTACCCAAACCGCCATGGAGTAATCAACAACGAGGTGTTTGAACCTGGTAAGAAGCATTTGTCGTGGAACTGGTTCGGTGATGTTATAAAATCCCCTACGATTTTTGAATATGCAAAAAATGCAGGGCTGAAAACTGCTTCTGTCTTCTGGCCGGTTACTGGTAACATGAAGTGCATTGACTACCTTATCAATGAATACTGGACTCAGTTTCCAGGTGATACTCCTGAGGATGCTTTCAGACGCTCAGGTTCTTCAGAAGATGTTGTAAGAGAAATTGTCTTGCCAAATCTAGGTATGCTGGAGGAACGAAAGCACCCGCAAGCAGATGAATTTATTGTTTCGTGTGCATGCTGCATAATAAAGAAGTTTAAGCCCCATCTTTTAATGATACATCCGGCTCACATTGACTCTTTCCGACATGATACAGGACTGTTCTCCGATAAGGTTTTTGAGGGGTTTCGCATAGCAGATAAATGGCTGGGGCAGATTATTGAAGCTACCAGAGAAGCAGGGATTATTGATGAAACTAATTTTGTTGTGCTCAGCGATCATGGCCAGCTTGAAATACGCCGTTTTGTCCATCCCAATGTATTGTTCTTAAGAAAAGGATGGATTAAAACAGATGAAAATGGAAATCTGGCAGACTGGAAGGTTTATTCTCAATCAGCCAGTCTTTCTGCACATGTTTATCTGAAAAATCCCTCTGATACTGTTCTATCAAAAGAGGTGGAGGAGTATCTTCATTTTCTGTGTGACGAAAGGGTTTACGGATTCGAAAGAGTTTTTACCAGGGAAGAAATTAACGAGAAGGAATTTCTGGACGGAGGCTTTTCTTTTGTTTTGGAGACCGATGGGTATACTGCATTTGGAAACAGTTGGACATCTCCTTACGTAATTCCTTGTGACCCTGGTAATTACAGGTTTTACCACGGAGCTCATGGGCATCTTCCTGATAAAGGTCCTCAACCTCCCTTTATGGGAATAGGACCTGGATTTAAAAAGAAGGTTTTTTTGGAACAAGGGCAGCTTGTGGATGAAGCCCCGACTTTTGCCAAAATGCTGGGAGTATCCATGCCAGATACCGATGGTAAGCCGATGATGGAAATACTCATATAA
- a CDS encoding response regulator transcription factor, whose protein sequence is MTKKKKILIVDDEPFSRNRLLSFSLKDCNYEIIGEAINGKDALEKIEMLKPDIIVADIVMPVMDGLQLLAQVQKMPNPPKVVMLTCYDDFDKAQSALRLGAQDYVIKIMLQESDFIKTMDRVAKSIDQERLLMRQNLRSIIGNIFHAGSEVYIAQSIKQLQYYGTFISSFRLGLFCYRKMRSLELSEKFLAAENWSEDECIKCIVPEIDVDKVCVMLYSDKRCDFDFEERSEKLLRNIYDRLAQQDEFSCLEFQMILGKTGRDLFNLPQYYQSLQFCKQHLFYFSGHSGILSEEKLSWEFHSFPVAEFQSCINKLHELTCGGQGEDAAEILSQWFIDVTQKYRPVPEEIVILLQVLTHSIPPACQVMLTDGSSQNLQQWIVNHIEKMENVYDLEMIIDQIRESIIAYSDVIAPGMRDEIKKALEYINQNYNKKISIQSVANHVKLSVSWFGALFKREVNQPFSDYLTKVRIDKAKELLSQTDLRVNEISENVGISDPHYFSRIFTKLVGQNPADFRKKKAYYRKKLSVLP, encoded by the coding sequence ATGACAAAGAAAAAGAAAATTCTCATTGTGGATGATGAACCGTTTTCAAGGAACCGGCTCCTGTCTTTTTCATTAAAGGATTGCAATTATGAAATTATCGGGGAAGCGATAAACGGAAAAGATGCACTGGAAAAGATTGAAATGCTAAAGCCGGATATTATTGTGGCCGACATTGTCATGCCGGTCATGGATGGGCTTCAGTTGCTTGCGCAAGTGCAGAAAATGCCTAATCCACCTAAGGTGGTAATGCTTACTTGTTATGATGATTTTGATAAAGCGCAGTCAGCTCTTCGTCTTGGCGCGCAGGACTATGTTATTAAAATAATGCTGCAGGAATCGGATTTTATTAAAACGATGGACCGTGTGGCAAAATCCATCGATCAGGAAAGGCTGTTGATGCGCCAGAACCTGAGAAGCATTATAGGAAATATTTTTCACGCCGGCTCAGAGGTTTATATAGCACAGAGCATTAAACAACTACAGTATTATGGCACTTTTATTTCCTCATTTAGGCTGGGGTTATTTTGTTATAGAAAAATGCGTTCATTGGAGTTGTCAGAGAAGTTTCTTGCCGCTGAAAATTGGTCTGAAGACGAATGCATAAAATGTATCGTCCCGGAAATAGATGTTGACAAGGTTTGCGTTATGCTGTATTCAGACAAAAGATGCGATTTTGATTTTGAAGAAAGAAGTGAAAAGCTTTTAAGAAATATTTACGACAGACTTGCACAGCAAGATGAATTCAGTTGCCTGGAATTTCAAATGATTTTAGGCAAAACAGGAAGAGACCTATTTAATCTTCCGCAATATTACCAGTCTCTTCAGTTTTGCAAACAACATTTGTTTTATTTTTCAGGTCATAGCGGAATTTTGAGTGAAGAGAAGCTTTCCTGGGAGTTTCACAGTTTTCCCGTTGCCGAATTCCAGTCCTGCATTAACAAGCTGCATGAATTAACTTGTGGCGGGCAAGGGGAAGATGCAGCTGAAATCCTGTCTCAATGGTTTATTGACGTTACCCAGAAATACCGTCCTGTACCGGAAGAAATTGTCATTTTACTGCAGGTTCTGACTCATTCTATTCCACCTGCATGTCAGGTGATGCTCACAGACGGTTCTTCTCAAAACCTACAGCAGTGGATTGTGAATCACATCGAAAAAATGGAGAATGTTTACGATCTGGAAATGATTATAGATCAGATAAGAGAAAGTATAATAGCTTATTCTGATGTTATTGCTCCCGGTATGCGAGATGAAATAAAAAAAGCTTTGGAATATATCAACCAAAACTATAATAAGAAGATCAGCATTCAATCTGTGGCAAATCACGTAAAGCTTAGTGTAAGCTGGTTCGGAGCTTTGTTCAAGAGAGAAGTCAACCAGCCTTTCAGCGACTATCTGACCAAGGTTCGGATAGATAAGGCAAAAGAGCTTCTTTCCCAAACTGACCTGAGAGTCAATGAGATTTCTGAGAATGTTGGTATCAGTGATCCACACTATTTTTCCAGGATATTTACCAAGCTGGTGGGTCAGAATCCTGCAGATTTCAGAAAAAAGAAAGCCTATTACCGGAAAAAGCTGTCTGTATTACCGTAA
- a CDS encoding sensor histidine kinase: MQKLTEQVMFSLTNSTDSINELLVNIKSNGIVNDDISNLDNVISIIFHNRSTCIKGIVFIGKDGKEIGYPITYWHFGEQEKNIIRELLEKNSKGISWSEKFYSNIDTSNDIYQPLCLTVMPIYHNHEYIGALSIVIGLTEFLSSTSIYNGNYEITTYLYEKNGKLADNYKYKDAGYYYLTPIASAPEEMQDLDSAIRYLEKNDMCYSYASMKTNPYWSIIIVADIYKLQSKFQPFNLKIIAVIIVGFLGLLLIYIVFIHEWFTVPMNNLSKGIRHVSGGDFDYRIKVERKDEFGEVAMQFNHMSEMVKELIEQVKTISKQKSESDMNVLLSQIRPHFLYNTLDVINMMVDSSPREKVHEALSKLVKLLRYGLSKNLLQNLDDELDYTCNYIELLKIRYGEILDYSIEKGKDTGNVAILKLLLQPLVENAVFHGLLPLEKRKGHLLIRTWMENRRLSILVSDNGVGISSEKIESILSGDSRDNKTGGIGIANVRDRIFLYYGKESEFTLKSEVGKGTDILIRLPV, from the coding sequence CGATGATATAAGTAACCTTGATAATGTAATCAGCATTATTTTCCACAACAGGAGCACATGCATCAAAGGCATTGTGTTTATTGGAAAGGACGGAAAAGAGATTGGCTATCCCATAACTTACTGGCATTTTGGAGAGCAAGAAAAAAACATAATTCGGGAACTGTTAGAAAAAAATTCAAAGGGCATATCCTGGAGTGAGAAATTTTATTCCAATATTGACACCAGCAATGACATTTATCAGCCTCTTTGCCTTACTGTCATGCCCATATACCATAATCATGAATATATCGGCGCGTTGAGTATTGTCATCGGCCTAACGGAGTTTTTATCTAGCACATCCATCTATAATGGAAACTATGAGATTACCACCTACTTGTATGAAAAAAACGGAAAACTTGCTGACAATTACAAATACAAAGATGCTGGGTACTATTACTTGACTCCTATCGCTTCTGCACCTGAAGAAATGCAGGATTTGGATTCGGCGATTAGATATCTGGAAAAAAACGACATGTGCTACTCGTATGCAAGTATGAAGACAAATCCCTACTGGTCCATTATTATAGTAGCAGATATATATAAGCTTCAGTCAAAATTCCAACCATTTAATTTAAAAATTATTGCAGTCATCATAGTCGGCTTTTTAGGTTTACTGTTAATTTATATTGTTTTCATCCATGAATGGTTTACTGTTCCCATGAATAATCTGAGTAAGGGAATCCGCCATGTCAGCGGAGGGGATTTTGACTATCGTATCAAGGTGGAAAGAAAGGATGAGTTCGGAGAAGTTGCCATGCAGTTCAATCATATGTCTGAAATGGTAAAGGAGTTGATTGAACAGGTTAAAACCATCAGCAAACAGAAATCGGAATCGGATATGAATGTTCTGCTGTCTCAAATAAGGCCTCATTTTTTGTACAATACGCTGGACGTAATTAACATGATGGTGGATTCAAGCCCAAGGGAAAAGGTACACGAAGCGCTCAGCAAGCTTGTCAAGCTGCTTCGTTATGGTCTTAGCAAAAACCTGCTTCAGAATCTGGATGATGAACTGGATTATACCTGTAATTACATAGAATTGTTAAAAATACGGTATGGTGAAATCCTTGACTATTCTATCGAAAAAGGGAAAGATACAGGGAATGTAGCTATCTTAAAACTTTTACTGCAACCCCTTGTGGAAAATGCCGTTTTTCATGGCCTGCTTCCTTTAGAAAAGCGGAAAGGCCATCTTTTGATCAGAACCTGGATGGAAAATAGGAGACTTTCAATTTTGGTTTCTGACAACGGCGTAGGCATCAGTAGTGAAAAAATAGAATCAATTTTATCCGGTGACAGCCGTGATAATAAAACCGGGGGAATAGGTATCGCTAATGTTCGAGACAGGATTTTTCTATATTACGGGAAGGAGTCAGAATTTACTTTAAAAAGTGAGGTTGGAAAAGGAACCGACATTCTGATTCGTTTGCCAGTCTAG